In Rutidosis leptorrhynchoides isolate AG116_Rl617_1_P2 chromosome 6, CSIRO_AGI_Rlap_v1, whole genome shotgun sequence, the DNA window ATATATCATACATCTAGTTGGTACAAGTGCTAGCGTTGCAATGCTACAACGTCAACCTTTCCATAAACAACCACTTACATGAAAATGACAAACTCACATTATACCAGATATAAATTTAAGGCAAAACTCATATATTGGTCACTGTAGTTCTACCATTCTAACAGTTAGGTCAATATGTTATCTCAACTATTAACTTACTATAAAGTATAAACCTATAGTTTGCATTCAAGTACTTCTGACCAACCCATAAACAATATATCAAAAAATATAATGGGACTTGACTTTcatggttaatatatccccactagccacaaacccttacacatttagtgacatcttggtttaatggttcgattattttgttacacttttttatatctctcaattccaaactctataattgtttctattttaaaatttcatattgaatgcaaatatatttgactatagtattGTTTCGATATTAATTCATAGCCGCAAAACACATTTCGagaacattacgtttgccacataataggGCTGAATTATGTGGCTCATTTTGAATTTCACAATATTTAGATACGATGGAGTGGCATCCTCTCAAGTTGAGTTCAGTGTGACTAATCATGTCTCAGATAATAAGCATTGGGTTCTAATGGCCTACAAAAGGATGTAGCTTTCCTCCAAAATAATGGACCCACTGTTTTACTTGAGGTATGTGCAGCTTTGTAGTACCTAGAGTTGGAAACATCATTCTTGTCAGCCAAGAGGAGAGGTGATATGCAAAAgctagatatatttatatatttatgttaactttctcTTAAATAAGGTTGTAAAAGTCGTTAGTCGGGAACTAGTCGGTCGTGACCTTGTAGGGACTAATCGGCCAAGTCGGAGACTAGTCGGACGTTGATCAACTTTGACTTTGAATGTATATGACCTACCTTGACTGATTTTGACTGAATAAATCCCACTTTGAACTAATAAATCGGACTTTTACCGACTAAATTGGACTCTTGACAACTTTGACCGAACAAATCGGCCAAGTCCGAGACTAGTCGTAACTAGTCTGATTACTTCAAAATCCTGACTAGTCGGGGACTTTAACAACTATGGTCTAGTGTAATGTGTATGTTTAAGGTTTGGATGAATGATTTATAATGAGGAAGAATGTCATATAAGTAGAGTAAATGAGGTAGGCCTGTGTAGTATATACAAGAAATCCTGTATAATGGACATAATATTAACCCAATAGAGACCAACGTAAACTAATATGAAGTAGCAGTATGACTGGTATGTATCATGAACCGAGGTGCTATAGGAGATCATGTTTATAGGTTTTATAATCTGCAAGAGTCTTAGGATTGATCCACCTGTATATACTTTCTTGTATATATTAGCTGTGCCACGGTTCTGGAGAAAGGGTTGGTTATTGATATAGTTGACTGTGCGTCTTGCTCATTTAAAAGCTTCAATTAGTAGATGAGTGGCAAGAAATGCAAGGATTTTGTGAAATAGGTCATAGGGTTAATCCCAAATCCTTGCAATTTCACAGGGAATAGCTAAGCATTGCATGAGGTGTGGTCCTTGGGGAAGGGTCGTATCAGATCCAAAATATCCCGGGTTAGGGTTTCCCGTAGAAACAACCTTTCTGTGAGTAGATGGTTAGCGAGTTAGCAGTAGTCTTATACTCTTATATCAAATTACATATAGTTTAGGTCTGAAAATATTATCGAATTTCTGAACACTGATGATGTTGATGTAATGTGCAATTTTTACAAAGTTGGTCACCTTTTTAGTTTCTTTGCCTGACTCACAAGATTGGTATTCACTGTCTTATAATGTTATTTATTTATAGTATTACCATTTGCTATTTAACAATACAATACAGATCAAGAAAATTTGACCTTGTTGAATATTGTTGACTTTGTAACTTTTCTACAAAAGATACTTAGAATAAAGATGTCTTACATAAATATTACGTGTTGCTGCAGGTGGTGGCCCATCGCTTGGAAGTAAGTTAAAAAGCCTGTCATCTGAAAGCTTTGTTCAACTCCTTAGAACTATTTTTAAGATTGTACAGGTAATGTATACTGGTAAATGGAAAATTTTGCTTTATCTTCAATGATCAATGAAGTAACTTGATTTATATTCTACTAGTGAATGCAGGCACACTTACTTCGAGCTTCTGAAGTTAAAAAAGCTGTTGAGTGGATAATTTCAAACCTTGATGGACACTATGCCCCTGATTCAGTTTCTCCTGCAATTGCTCATGGTGTTTTGAGCGCAGAAATGGATTCAGGAAATTGGATATCTTCAAAAGGTGCGTTCTCGGATGCTGCACGAGGCGGATGTTCAGGAAATATTCAAGTgagcctttatttatttatttatcaggCTATATGTCCAATGACTctgttaaattattaatagtctataTCTATATATGACAAACTTGTTATTGTCACTGATATTCGTATTTACAATTCTATTTGTGTTTGATATATTTCTCTTGCAGAGAAGTGACTATCATCTTCGACATACAAATCTCTGATGCCTTTTCAACTGTGGATTTCAGCACACCGCAAGCGAAAGCCAGGTACTTATATTCATTCATGTTGTTTACCCTGTAGATGAAATATCATTACTTGTTGCAAATCACGCATACTAAAGTATTTACATTGATAGTTTGATACTATCTTCTTGTATATCATATGTATTTTCAAGTATGTTCCTTTGGCTTAGAGAGCAATTATAATCCATTTACCTAGTTAAGAGTGTATATGGATACATTATACATCCAGTAGTGCAATATCACAAACAGGTCAAATCTAAAACGCCCTAAGATTGAAACAAGTCAACTGGGCTCAATAACCGCCCAAATTGTTACATCTTTATTAAACGTCTTTATTCAGATTATAATCTACGTTGCAGGCTTAATCGGGATATTGAGCACATTCTTGGATGCATTAGATCATTGCCTTTTTCCAAGTTAAATGACCCGGGGACCCCACTTGCAGGAAAACTTGAGTCCTTGGTCCAAAGAATATCCGCTAAAACAGAACAATAGTATATGATAGCTAATCTCATTAAACATTCACAAAGATCAAACATATCTCTTATTACGAGAATCATCATTGTGCAATTGACTCGAGGTAAGGCCTTTTTAGACAACTTTACTATTACCTTATAAGTTAGGGATGTTCATGGTTTGATTGAAACCGTTTAAACCGGCCAAACTGAAGGGATTCGGTCGCTTTGGCCAGGTTCATTTCGCATAAATGATTTAGTAGTTTGGGTTTCTCTAAAGCGTTATATAATTCGGTTTgcgttttcaagacttaaattgaATGCGTAAACCAAACCATAATGCATTATAATTATTGCCGTGTAAATTAGAAAAGGTTAAGTATGTTTGTTACAGACAAATGTTAGTATGTTTTTTTAATTGATATTTTTAGACACTTCTTTACCAATATtagattatgtatatatatatattttcaaagaaCTTGTAAGCTAATAACACTTGCATCATTTGCCATATTATTATGTACTTTGAATGTGTTTTAATAAAAtctttttaaaaatttaattaaactaaaatattgGTTCAAACCAGTCCAACCAAACCGATTACAATTCCTATGGCTGGTTTGGTTTGAAAATTGATATATTCGCCATCTTTTTTGATACATCACCGTTGTGATTTGTTTCAAGTAATCATTATCATATTCGGATACCAGTGTGATTTTGATGACAAGTTTTTATATTCGTTGGCATCCCAGGTGCTTCATCTTTTTGCAATTTTTAATACAATTTTGTGAGTAGACTACTTTCGGTAGTTAGGACTACATCTGTGTATATTCAAATGGTATAGATACGTCAGGTTGGTTGATTTTGTTGGTAGTGAATTTGATTGATTGTTACATAAAGCATTTGTTACAGTTTCTTTATAGATTTGTACAATTAAAGACACTTTTGATAGTTTAGTACACATGAATAGGAACCCAGATTGGATCCAGACTGctacatatttatattttcattttgtgaTATATCAAGGTTGATCTAGATGTTAACCTGAACAAAATGATGTCAGATTTTATGACAACCTTGatcggtgtacacaaccatcacaCGATAGTCTAGTACAAACATCAGTAGATCTTATGGTGGTCAGGGAAAATAAAGGAGTATATCCCTCTTAGTATTTTTCCACTTCTGTCTGTTGCTGCGGAGCCTTGTGCTATTGGTTTGACACTCAGTATTCTCATTTTCTGATATAACTTGATTAGTCGCGGTAAAAATAATCGTCATCCCCGGATAACTTGAATGGAGAAACTTTGCGCGTTTACTTTAATGGTGTACTGTCTTGGGTTTCTAACCTAATATGAAAAATCTTTTGGGCTGAATGATGAAGACTTGTGACTCATATCAGGGTAACTTGTATGTCAAATTATTACATAATGTCCTGTTTGAATGATGGTTACATCCTGGAAAATGGAATCCCAATATATTATAGGTAAGTTAAAGTTAATTGAGAGCAGGGGGAGATTTTTCATGTTCATATTACTTGGAGATACTTTTTACTTAGTTTCATGTGGTTTGATTAAACCAAAACCTTTTTCTTTAAGATTCTGAGTGTTTATTTGGGAAAAAAGTGATTGATGGATTGTTTTAACTCCGGAAATCGTGCGAATCCGATCAGAATTTGAATTTACAAGGGCATAAAACAAACAATCGGATTAATCTGCTTAAGCAGATTAATATCTAAGGGATCGAATTCTGATGGAGACCGGAATTCAATTGGAGTATAATTGACCGTGATTATCTAATATGACTTTGACGGTGTAATGTTAGAGTGAATGATGACGAGACACATATCTCTTTCATAATCGTAACAAACTGGCGTAACAAACTTTCCTGAATTTACGGGCTGACGTGGCACCGACGCTCCACTCTTGTGCCCCTGCCTAGATATTTTGGAAACCGTTTGCAGCTGACAGATAGTCTGTATACTTGACCAAGTCCGAAGGGCTGATGTGTGAGGACAACTATTTCTTCACGGTGCTCTTCATCCAGATGACTTCTAGACGGCCTGCATACTTGAGTTTTGCCCGACACTTCTTACCCGATGACTGATTGCGGTTCCGGTCACCTTTGTTTTGTGTGCTCGGATCCTGCTTCTTGCCGGTGACGGTTTTTATTTGTGCCCTTTTGTCTGTTTTACCTTGATGGATATTCATAGGTTTTATACGTCTAAGGCATATTTTGATACGGATCGGGTGTGTGTATCATCATGGTTTAACCATGTTAGAGATACATGTTAGTTGTTTTATGTGGTTTAACTAAAGCTTATTTTGATACGGATTGGGTATGTGTATCATCATGATTTAACTATGTTATCATGGTTTAACCATGTTAGAGATACATTTTACTTAGTTGTTTTATGTGGTTCAACCAGGTTATATGATTTTTTGACTCTTTCATGTATCCCTTTAAGATATGATATACTAATGATGTATGGATAAAAGTTAATTGATAATGTTGGTAATATTACCACGTGACGACAAATTACTAAACTTGGTACTACATGTTCCATTATATGACGATAGAACTTATAGTATTTGCAAGGTAGAAGcaggattcgaacctgagacctcttgcaaagaACCCGGACCCTAACCAGGGAGGTATCTAGTGATGGTTACTTATAGTATTTGAAGTTTAGACAATACTAGGAAGTATACGTGACTTGAGATCAGCGGCGAGTTTAAGTAGTGATTTGTGGGGTCACGGGACACCGCTAGTTTAAAAATTATTAGTAGAAAATACTCTGTAAACCAAATAGACGtcgatatgaatatgaatatatgataGTGAAATTTTTAAATATGAATGTATGTCGTGATTGTAAAGTCGGGTTGCTATCCCATCTCGTGTAAAATTCATTGTTATTTTCGTGTCTTTTTCATGGGTGATTCAAAGTATGTAAGAATTGGCCACTAACGTCAATATTTTGAACTTCTTCTACCTTTCTGCTCTCTCATCACCGTAATCCAATTTCCGGTAGAAGCTGAATTACCGTTCAAGTCAGTTTTTCGCTACATCTCGCCTGTTCATCTTCTTGGTCAGTAAACCCTAATCTGACTACCTGCAATTTCTTCTTTTAATCGTTTCTGTTTACTGTTTGTTTCAATTATTTTCGTTTTTTATTTCCTGATTAAACCATGCCCCAAATCCCTTGCTCACCTTTCACCCCTTCATCTTCAAAAAACCTGTCTCAATCGAAACCTCCATTTGTCAATGGTAACCAACATATCAAATATAGGCCGATTAATGAGGGTGTTTGGGTTGAAATTGATCGCAACAAGAAACAGACATCTCCAAATATCCCTAACCCTAATAGCAGCAACCTACAAAAACCAACCATTCATAATCGATCCTCATCACATCATCCATATTCTACTAGGCTAAATACATCCTCCAATCAGATCTATAATAATTTTAAACACCGTGAGTCTAACATTAACCTCATCAAACGTTTCGGGAATCATAATACAAAGTCGGCCTATTATGCTCCAAACAATGCTCCACTACCGATTGACAAAACTAGAATCACATCTTATCTATTCCATAACTTCCCTGACAATTGGTGTTCTATGGACTTCTGGGATATCTTCAAAAAGTATGGCAATATCCATGAGGTTTACATtcctaagaagacattaaaaagtGGAAGAAAGTTTGGATTCGTTAGGTTTCTAGACGTTCCTGAATATCATAAGGATTCGCTTGCTAGAAGACTCAGTCTTATCGTGGCCGGTGATTATCTTCTTAAAGTATATAAGGCTCATGAAAATGTAGGGGTCAAACAAGGTGCACAACATAACAGTTCATCTTCTGGGCAAAAAAACAATATCAAGACAGCCTTTTCTTCTCCGGTGGACGATAGGAACTTCAAAGACGTTATCCTCAACAAGCAGGCTCCAAGCAACAATATTCCTACGATCAAGGTAAATTCTAATGACGAACTTATTCAAACCCTTGGTCAAGCGGTTATAGCTAAGGTCAAAGACCTTGAATATCTAGAATATTTTAGTGAAATATGTGAAAGTGAAAGCCTTAGTGGATTCACTATTAAATATCTAGGAGGACATGACCTAATGCTTATATTTGAGGAATCCGACCCGGCCCTTGAATTGATTAACAATTCGGACCACCCATTATGGAAATGGCTCGAGGATATTAACCCATGGGACCCCGAAGTTTACAAAACTTCTGGTAGACTCGCACTTGTTAACATATTTGGTGTCCCTATTACCTGTTGGCTTGAATCCACGTTCATTGATATAGCCAAAAACTGGGGGGAGGTTATAGAAACGTTCAATTGTTCAATAACTAATGAAAACAATCAAGACCTTTCCCACGGCTCGGTCATTATCAAAACTAATAACTTCGCTCCAATAAATGGCCACGCAATTGTTAATCCTGGTGATATCAATCAAGCAAAGGTTTATATCAATGAAATTCAAAATTTTTCTATGTTTAACCCATATGGCGACATTGATAATTCCTCAAATTGGGACGATGAAAGTCTCTCGGATGGCCATATTTCTGATGAAGAATCTCATTTAGACTGTGAAAATCGGGTTGAAGGTAATGTGGATAAAATCTTTCATGATAACAATCATAAAATTGACCATTCACATGTACCCAATTCATCTAAACGTGTGGATACTTCACATTTCAATAATAAATCTCGTAGTCAACCCCATCAACCAACAAACATGTCGAGTTCTGTCAATTGTAATGCTAACCCCAATACCCATTCACCAAACCCAACCAATCTTATCACCGATGACAATACACACTGTTCCGAAAGTATACCTTGCCCCCCATGTGATGATACGCCTCCACCCATTCCTGATTTTACCTCCCACAAATTAAACACCAACAATTCAAATCCTATCATTGTCGAAAATATATCCTCAAACATATCCGATACCCCACTGTCTTTTACATCCATGGATACAAACACCCCAACCcaacaaaataatgataataccccACCTTTTCCTCAAACTTCAAAAACCCCAACTCAGCCTAACCCCGATAACCTTAACCCACCAGACCATGTGATTAACGGTAATGAGTTTTCAAGGCCCAATACCGTTCGGCCCACCACACAGGACCAACAGACATCTACTACTGAATCGGCAAGGCCCATGAATGATAAATGTGATCAGGACCGTAATAATGACAATGAAACGAATCCTATTTTTTCCTCAAATGCTCATGGGACAACAATGCAAGGTGATGATGAAATTGAATCAAAGATGCAGCACAATCTTGATACCTCACCTATTAACACCCAATCAAAATCACCTCTACAATTTATGCCTGCACCAAATATTAAACATCAAACAAACTCCGATCCTTTCAACCTTGAACCTTTACTTGTTAAAGATAGAAGTATTGCTAAAAAGAGAAAAATCTCCAACACCACTGCCTACCCCATCCCTAACCCAAAAATCACTCCTCAAAATCCGGACATTAAAAGACCTCGATCCAATATGCTTTATATGAAACATCTTGCAAGAAGTGGTCAAAAACTCAGAATTTCACAGTTGGCTAAACGTTGTAAATCCACATCTAAAGGTGGCGGAAACACATCCGGACATTCTAGGGGATCTCATTTGGACACGGTACGTCATAAAAAGAACAATAAGACAGGATCCTTCACTAGTAACAGTCTGGACACATTTGAATTCGGGAAAAGTATCGGGATCCGTTGCAACAAACAATGATTCCAACCTCCGTTTCTTCGTTATTGTAAGTTTTTCTCATGTGTACAATCTCATTAAATATTCGGGGTATTGGGCAAACGGGTAAAATAAACTGGCTTAAAAATATTTGTAATAAAGAAAAACCAACAATTTTTGGTCTTCAAGAAACTAAATGTGGACAAACGAGCGACAACACCATAGAATCCTTCTGGGGAAATTCTGATTTTAAATTCATCCAAAAGGACTCGGTTGGTGCTTCTGGTGGTATCTTAACTATTTGGGATACCAATATCTTTTCCGTTACCAACGCTATAGAGGGTGAATTCTTTTTAGCTATTTGCGGGTCATGGGCGGGTCATAACTCTGAACTCGCATTCATTAATGTTTATGGTCCTCATTCCAACGCGAAAAAATTAAGACTCTGGAACGAACTCACATCCTTCATTAATTCTATTAACATTCCTCACATTGTTTTTGGAGATTTCAATGAAGTAAGAAATAAAACGGAACGTATGAATTCGGAATATAATCAACCTTGGGCGGATAACTTTAATAGGTTCATCAGTAATTTAGGTTTAATCGATCTCCCATTAGGTGGTAAAAAGTTTACACGAATATGCGAAAAAACAATGAAATTTAGTAAGTTAGATCGTTTCCTAGTTTCTGATGGTATCTTCACAATCTGGCCCAACACATACTCCAAAACTCTTGATCGTGACCTTTCTGACCATTGCCCCATCATCCTAAGAAATAATCTTATAGATTCTGGCCCTAAACCTATACGCGTGTTTGACGCATGGCTTGATCTAAAAGATGCTGAATCTGTAGTAGAAAAGGCTTGGTCACTTCCTACTAATGGTAATAGACCTGATTGCATTTTCCGTAATAAACTAAAAAATGTTAAAATGGAACTTAAAAAACACAGTAACCAACTCGATAACATTGATTCACAGATCCGAGAACACTTATCCGAATGTAATAATTGGGAACAAACCGCAGAAACCAGACCATTATCCGAAATTGAAAAACAAAAATGGCTTGATGAAAAAATGCAACATATCActaaagaaaaaaagaaaattaaCATGCTAAAACAAAAGTCAAGGATTAAATGGGCACTCGAAGGTGATGAAAAttcaaaatattttcacaattacatTAAACGAAGAACAAATAAaaataatatccacggtttgtcaaTTAACGGTTCATGGTCCGAAGACCCCAATTAAATCAAACAAGAAGCATACTCATACTTTAACAACATCTTCCAATCCAAACATCTCTGTGATGAATGTCTTTTTGACAATGTTTCACATATCGAATACATCACCTCGCTGGATAACCAAATCTTAGAATCTAAATTTAACGAAAATGAAATTTGGGAAGCCATAAGTAATTGCGACAGCTCCAAAGCACCAGGTCCGGACGGCTTTAATATGAAATTCTTCAAAAAACATTGGGATCTGATAAAACACGACCTCATTAATTCTCTTGATTGGTTTTGGACCAACTCGGAAATCTCCAAAGGCTGTAATGCATCCTTCTTCACCCTTATCCCGAAAAAACCTAATCCAATCGGACTAAACGAATATCGGCCAATATGTCTAATAGGTAGTTATTACAAAATCCTCACCAAAATACTCTCCAATCGCCTTGCAAAGGTCATCCATAAAGTCATAGGTTCTGAACAAACCGCATTCCTCAAAGGTCGAAATATTCTCGACAGCGTCTTAATTGCAAATGAAATCATTGatgaattaaaacgtaaaaaacatAAGGGGCTAATATTCAAAGTAGACTTTGAAAAGGCATTCGATTGCATAGAATGGGACTTTCTTTTTAAAACCATGCAATTCATGGGTTTTGGTTTAAAATGGATTAGCTTCATTCGTGCATGTCTTTCCTCTTCATCCATCTCTGTCTTAATTAATGGCTCACCCACCAAAGAATTTTCTCCCGGGAGAGGAATTCGTCAAGGTGACCCCATTTCACCGTTTCTTTTCATTATTGTCGCCGAAGGCcttaatattcttgttaaaagagcACTAGCCAATGGTCTTTTACAAGGGTTAAGAATCGGAAATGATAACCTCATCATAacgcatctccaatatgcggacgaTACGATCTTCTTCGGTGAATGGAACAAAAGAAGCGCCAAACATATCTCCAAACTCCTAAAATGTTTCGAAAATATATCGGGCCTCAAAGTTAATTTTCGCAAAAGTAAACTTTATGGTATTGGTACGTCTATAGCCGAAACCGAGCAAATGGCTAGATACATTAACTGCTCTGCAGGGTCTACCCCATTTACTTACCTCGGCCTCCCTATTGGCGTTCCCACTTCTCACATATCTTCTTGGCAGCCAATCATCGAAAAATTTGACAAAAGACTATCGGATTGGGCTGCTAAGTCAATTTCCTTCGGGGGTCGCCTCACGATCATTAAATCTATCCTAAGTAGTATTCCACTATATTATTTTTCCTTATTCCACGCACCATCCGCTATCCTTAAGGCTCTTGAATCTAAAAGAAGAAAATTCTTTTGGGGGGGTTCTtcaaatgataataaaattaactgGATTAAATGGGATCAAATTATTTTACCATACGAAAATGGGGGTTTAAATGTGGGTTCTCTTTTTGCAAAAAACATATCactactatgtaaatggtggtggcgttttaaaaaTGAAGATAATGCTCTTTGGGTAAAAATTATCAAAAGCATCTACgggccggggggggggggggggttggatTCTAACATTTTatgcaggaacatttcaggtcgcACAATTTGGAAAGAGATCATTAAAGCAGGAAAAGTCGCAGACAACGTCGGAACATCTTTCACTTCATCAATTTTAAAACGCATTGGAAATGGCACAACGATAAATTTTTGGCATGATAAATGGATCGGCTCTGAAAACCTAAAAACTTTATTTCACAGATTATACATGTTAGAATCACATAAAGAAGCATCCGTTGCCGATAGAATTCTACACGTTAACTCCACCTCGATTGGAAAATGGGAATGGACGCGGATACCTAGGGGGCGTGCTATGAAT includes these proteins:
- the LOC139854286 gene encoding uncharacterized protein, translated to MCTISLNIRGIGQTGKINWLKNICNKEKPTIFGLQETKCGQTSDNTIESFWGNSDFKFIQKDSVGASGGILTIWDTNIFSVTNAIEGEFFLAICGSWAGHNSELAFINVYGPHSNAKKLRLWNELTSFINSINIPHIVFGDFNEVRNKTERMNSEYNQPWADNFNRFISNLGLIDLPLGGKKFTRICEKTMKFSKLDRFLVSDGIFTIWPNTYSKTLDRDLSDHCPIILRNNLIDSGPKPIRVFDAWLDLKDAESVVEKAWSLPTNGNRPDCIFRNKLKNVKMELKKHSNQLDNIDSQIREHLSECNNWEQTAETRPLSEIEKQKWLDEKMQHITKEKKKINMLKQKSRIKWALEGSYYKILTKILSNRLAKVIHKVIGSEQTAFLKGRNILDSVLIANEIIDELKRKKHKGLIFKVDFEKAFDCIEWDFLFKTMQFMGFGLKWISFIRACLSSSSISVLINGSPTKEFSPGRGIRQGDPISPFLFIIVAEGLNILVKRALANGLLQGLRIGNDNLIITHLQYADDTIFFGEWNKRSAKHISKLLKCFENISGLKVNFRKSKLYGIGTSIAETEQMARYINCSAGSTPFTYLGLPIGVPTSHISSWQPIIEKFDKRLSDWAAKSISFGGRLTIIKSILSSIPLYYFSLFHAPSAILKALESKRRKFFWGGSSNDNKINWIKWDQIILPYENGGLNVGSLFAKNISLLCKWWWRFKNEDNALWVKIIKSIYGPGGGGGLDSNILCRNISGRTIWKEIIKAGKVADNVGTSFTSSILKRIGNGTTINFWHDKWIGSENLKTLFHRLYMLESHKEASVADRILHVNSTSIGKWEWTRIPRGRAMNELEELNNLLSSVTISDRPDSWKYSLDTSGIFTTSSLSNLINTLKYGINSRNLSLPRNKYVPQKVFIFSWRVIQQKIPVRCELDKKGIDLHTILCPLCDNHIETVDHALINCQKVSSIWIQILDWWNQNNSTISNINEAIISDEGFSLNPIGASLWQATKWITCYILWKHRNLKVFSGDEDSVTGIRSVVAEQYNVAFVFRTQLIILLCTRPNRVIMAHKMFYYEVYLKPSIW